The following proteins are encoded in a genomic region of Neospora caninum Liverpool complete genome, chromosome XI:
- a CDS encoding putative ankyrin repeat containing protein / TPR domain-containing protein produces MALKKPGGMETPPVSASSGGSKEAGGKAFESNRTQLAELFKAAYEGQLPKLERILLDFSSSEAANAPEQSRPSSPPSASPPSSSSSPLSASPPSSSSSPPSSSSPPSSSSPPSSSSPPSSSSPPSSSPLSASPPSSSSAFVASLSPEHRAVLSSALEEFRDGRRRSALHFACAGGCVDVAALLVRLSPSLVDLRDEAQETPLLLLLRTAASKAHGEKGDCTLSLLQLLLDHGADVNAKSQDGVAPIDAACTVYGTPLHHAVLSGRLGTAQFLLENGADPDGEGEAGVLCALPPPLVFASSAAHAATVKMLLAAKANPNQKDGDGWTALQCAAEAGCEEAVRLLLAAGADANVATKGLTAFDLALQHGHVSTAALLKRAMETDSRREAATRKQAPEAPGAAVDGQLDGQSGQEAKREEPSHVGAAFVAEYDAEETPEVSDDLKRKTEEAEGRKKQANDLVAQSKYQEALNVYLTALEICPRIQQTRHQRAVLHANSCLMLLNLKQSPQKALEHAERAIALDPEWVRGYYRAGQALVALGDHAEAAQLFWQALMRDPGNQDIS; encoded by the exons ATGGCGCTCAAGAAACCAGGGGGAATGGAGACGCCTCCGGTGAGTGCGTCTTCTGGAGGAAGCAAGGAAGCCGGTGGGAAAGCCTTTGAATCGAACCGGACTCAGCTTGCCGAGTTGTTCAAGGCGGCGTACGAAGGCCAGCTGCCTAAACTGGAGCGAATTCTCCTCGACTTCTCTTCATCCGAGGCTGCGAACGCCCCTGAACAGTCGCGcccttcgtctccaccctctgcttctccaccctcttcttcttcttctccactttctgcttctccgccttcttcttcttcttctccaccttcttcttcgtctccgccttcttcttcgtctccgccttcttcttcgtctccgccttcttcttcgtctccgccttcttcttctccactttctgcttctccaccctcttcttcgtctgcctttgtcgcgtcgctgtctcctgagCATCGCGCGGTTTTGTCTTCGGCCCTCGAGGAGTTTCGAGACGGTAGGCGCCGCTCAGCTCTGCactttgcatgcgcgggagGCTGCGTAGACGTCGCGGCGCTgctcgtgcgtctctctccgtcgctcgtCGACTTGCGAGAcgaagcgcaggagacgcctctccttctcctcctccgaACAGCAGCCTCCAAGGCCCatggcgagaagggagattgcaccctctctctcctgcagcTTCTCCTGGACCACGGCGCGGACGTGAATGCAAAGAGCCAGGACGGAGTCGCGCCC ATCGACGCGGCCTGCACGGTCTACGGAACGCCCCTCCACCACGCAGTTCTCTCTGGGCGACTCGGGACTGCTCAGTTCCTGCTCGAAAACGGGGCCGACCccgacggggaaggcgaggcgggcgtCCTATGCGCGttgccgccgccgctcgtcttcgccagCAGCGCGGCGCACGCCGCCACGGTCAAAATGCTTCTCGCCGCAAAGGCGAATCCGAACcaaaaagacggagacggctgGACCGCCCTTCAATGCGCGGCAGAAGCGGGATGCGAGGAAGCCGTTCGCCTGCTGCTtgccgcaggcgccgacgcAAACGTCGCGACCAAG GGCCTAACTGCCTTCGACCTAGCTCTTCAGCACGGGCACGTGTCGACGGCTGCGTTGCTGAAGAGGGCCATGGAAACAGACAGCCGACGCGAAGCTGCGACAAGGAAACAG GCCCCCGAGGCGCCAGGCGCGGCGGTGGATGGACAGTTGGATGGACAGTCGGggcaggaagcgaaacgtGAAGAGCCGTCTCACGTTGGTGCAGCCTTCGTGGCCGAGTacgacgcagaggagacgcccgaGGTCTCGGACGACCtaaagaggaaaacggaagaggcagaagggaggaagaaacaagcAAACGATCTCGTGGCCCAAAGCAAGTACCAAGAGGCTTTGAATGTATATCTCACT GCCCTAGAGATTTGCCCTCGGATTCAGCAGACGCGGCACCAGCGGGCGGTCCTGCATGCGAACAGCTGTCTGATGCTGTTGAATCTCAAGCAAAGCCCCCAGAAGGCGTTGGAACACGCAGAGAGG GCGATTGCACTGGATCCGGAGTGGGTACGAGGATACTACAGGGCGGGCCAggccctcgtcgctctcggagACCACGCTGAAGCGGCGCAGCTGTTTTGGCAGGCTCTGATGAGAGACCCAGGAAACCAAGACATCTCGTAA
- a CDS encoding putative ribosomal protein S15, whose translation MASLGRRVFSPAKTFGEAQKRTHLRFAGSPSPCGNASSPLSFSLSRSSFPSSSLSSLSPVSLPSLSALSFLSSPSSLPSPSCLSCPSCLPSPSCLPSPSCLSSPSSLPLAPVSPSSVSLSLARDASSSWALAEQKRGVARLKSHRYGGVVALKTRAPKSPWYIEAEKEFLNERAQVRWEQKPWRGEDLSKLSPSLRRCLHLRCASSKELHAWRKLQLCRLLQRRPFDTGSPAVQLACLTEKILNVRAHLLKNFRDQQKKKVLSIWLSRRHRIMKYLYRVDFDLYKHACQKLRIKCVRFAIPDSRDRQRAISPIAVDGDRCKFLIRQKLWKARFRPRQLKQADGKVVRYTRHPMEQPSSGWNLPKEHRPSLSRAWPYGVREERVRGEYVIHNPTAAGLGHCPAPLFF comes from the exons ATGGCCTCTCTGGGTCGGCGGGTTTTCTCGCCTGCCAAAACAttcggcgaggcgcagaagaggacgcaTCTTCGTTTCGCTGGCAGTCCGTCACCGTGTGGCaacgcttcctctcccctttctttctctttgtctcgatcgtctttcccttcctcttctttgtcatccctgtctcctgtctcacTCCCTTCCCTGTCAGCTctgtcgtttctttcttctccgtcttctctcccttctccgtcttgtctctcttgtccctcttgtctcccttctccgtcttgtctcccttctccgtcttgtctctcttctccatcgtctcttcccctcgctcccgtttccccctcctccgtttctttgtctctcgcgcgagacgcgtcgAGTTCCTGGGCACTCgcagaacagaagagaggcgtcgCGCGTTTGAAGAGCCATCGCTACGgaggcgtcgtcgccttgaagacgagagcgccGAAGTCGCCTTGGTACatcgaggcagaaaaagaatTCCTCAACGAGCGAGCTCAGGTGCGATGGGAACAGAAGCC GTGGCGTGGGGAAGACTTGTCGAAATTGTCGCCCTCGCTGCGACGCTGTTTGCACCTGAGATGCGCGTCGAGCAAGGAACTGCACGCATGGCGTAAACTGCAACTCTGCCGCCTcctgcagagacgcccgTTCGACACTGGCAGTCCTGCCGTTCAAT tGGCGTGCCTGACGGAGAAGATCTTGAACGTGCGCGCGCACTTGCTGAAGAACTTTCGAGACcagcaaaagaagaaggTTCTCTCCATTTGGCTGTCCAGGCGCCACCGCATCATGAAATATCTCTACCGAGTGGACTTTGACCTGTACAAGCACGCATGCCAGAAACTCA GAATCAAGTGCGTTCGCTTTGCCATCCCAGACTCCAGAGACCGTCAGCGA GCGATTAGCCCCATCGCTGTGGACGGCGACCGATGCAAATTTCTGATCCGCCAGAAACTCTGGAAAG CGCGCTTCCGCCCTCGACAACTTAAGCAGGCCGACGGGAAAGTCGTTCGCTACACGCGACACCCTATGGAACAGCCTTCCAGTGGTTGGAATC TTCCAAAGGAGCATCGACCGTCGCTCAGTCGCGCCTGGCCCTACGGCGTTCGCGAAGAGCGCGTCAGGGGCGAGTACGTGATCCACAATCCGACAGCTGCTGGCTTGGGGCACTgccccgcgcctctcttcttctga